One genomic region from Evansella sp. LMS18 encodes:
- a CDS encoding protein kinase family protein, with amino-acid sequence MNDSISGKQACKLPPNQIITGKWKKTQYEIIRELGYGATGSVYLARSSRGLSALKISDDSMAITSEVNVLRHISKVQGPSLGPHFYEADDYVSPQGVFPFYTMEYIKGTPFLDFVKGKGPEWAGILTVQLLKDLHFLHKQGWVFGDLKPENLLAGEAPYHIRWIDPGGITKEGRSIKEYTEFFDRGYWGLGDRKAEASYDLFSVSMLLINTAYPGRFEKTQEKGTEGLLAKARDRERLVPYLPVIRKGLEGKYGNAFEMREELLLLLQNASFNNAAAGRGATQKKMSPDSRQKRRQAAQGYTPGGRKVSRWSGVLESLVAASFLLILYILYLVGQTV; translated from the coding sequence ATGAACGATTCGATCTCAGGGAAACAGGCATGTAAACTCCCCCCTAATCAAATCATTACAGGAAAATGGAAAAAAACTCAGTACGAAATAATCCGGGAACTGGGATACGGAGCTACAGGATCTGTATATTTAGCCCGGTCTTCAAGAGGCTTAAGTGCTTTAAAGATATCTGATGATTCTATGGCCATTACTTCTGAAGTCAATGTCCTGCGTCATATATCCAAGGTCCAGGGTCCAAGCCTTGGACCTCATTTTTATGAGGCGGATGACTATGTATCCCCTCAGGGTGTCTTTCCTTTTTATACGATGGAATACATAAAAGGAACACCTTTTTTGGATTTTGTGAAAGGGAAGGGACCGGAATGGGCAGGGATCCTGACTGTTCAGCTTTTGAAAGATTTGCACTTCCTTCACAAGCAAGGATGGGTCTTTGGGGACCTTAAGCCGGAGAACCTGCTTGCAGGAGAGGCGCCGTATCACATCCGCTGGATTGATCCAGGAGGTATAACGAAAGAAGGCCGGAGCATTAAGGAATACACAGAGTTTTTTGACAGGGGCTACTGGGGGCTGGGGGACAGGAAAGCAGAAGCGTCCTACGATTTATTTTCAGTATCTATGTTATTAATTAATACCGCATATCCTGGCAGGTTTGAAAAAACTCAGGAAAAAGGTACTGAGGGGTTATTGGCGAAAGCCAGGGATAGGGAAAGATTAGTACCTTACTTACCTGTTATTCGTAAAGGACTTGAAGGAAAGTACGGTAACGCATTTGAAATGAGGGAAGAACTCCTCCTTCTGCTGCAAAATGCCTCGTTTAATAATGCCGCGGCAGGCAGAGGCGCGACTCAAAAGAAAATGTCGCCTGACAGCAGGCAAAAACGCAGACAAGCTGCTCAGGGTTATACACCGGGAGGAAGAAAAGTGAGCAGATGGTCGGGTGTTTTAGAATCGTTGGTTGCTGCCTCTTTCCTTCTTATTCTTTATATTTTATACTTAGTTGGACAAACAGTGTAA
- the tilS gene encoding tRNA lysidine(34) synthetase TilS, translated as MNQTVESFITSHRLIDPGDKILVAVSGGPDSMALIHFLYNHYHHACTIAAAHVEHGLRGGDSLKDMELVRDFCENLQIPFYCFQPDIKTLKREEKLSTQEAARLARYRWFKKLMDAEEADKLALAHHGDDQIETLLMRQVRGSYFGLQGIPVKRPFGRGMIIRPFLGTEKSSILNYCKENDVSYNFDKSNDSEAYQRNRFRKHILPFIKEENPKAHEAFQRQSEWFKEENEFLHALAEEKLKQAVYQWGKEGITVNIKSFLEIPIPLQRRAVHLILNYLSLEAAKLVTAKHLADILMLMNKDSPAGTTHLPKGLIAVKSYNHIGFSFNRTDEDNGFPSQEIPIPGMVLLKKGKIMASVVKKQHFRAEGNIFFQADYEKVSTPLIVRSRLNGDRITPLGMDGSKKLKDLFIDEKVPRDERNNWPVITDSKGNILWVPKLRRSSFAPVSEHTERILLLVYDMEDD; from the coding sequence ATGAACCAAACCGTTGAATCATTTATTACTTCGCACCGTCTGATAGATCCTGGGGATAAAATACTCGTGGCAGTCTCTGGTGGTCCTGACAGCATGGCCTTAATTCATTTTTTGTACAATCACTATCACCATGCATGTACAATTGCCGCTGCCCATGTGGAACACGGCCTGCGTGGTGGAGATTCACTGAAAGATATGGAGCTCGTCAGGGACTTTTGTGAAAATCTGCAGATTCCTTTTTACTGCTTTCAGCCTGATATTAAAACACTCAAACGGGAAGAGAAGCTTTCTACCCAGGAAGCAGCCCGGTTGGCAAGGTACCGCTGGTTTAAAAAGCTTATGGATGCAGAGGAAGCGGACAAGCTTGCACTGGCACACCATGGTGATGACCAGATTGAGACGCTGCTCATGCGCCAGGTGAGAGGGAGCTACTTCGGGCTCCAGGGTATTCCTGTAAAACGGCCATTCGGGCGAGGGATGATTATCAGGCCCTTTCTCGGTACAGAAAAAAGTAGTATACTCAACTACTGTAAAGAGAACGACGTGTCTTATAATTTTGATAAAAGCAATGATTCTGAAGCATACCAGCGGAACCGGTTCCGAAAACATATCCTGCCTTTCATTAAAGAAGAAAACCCAAAAGCCCATGAAGCTTTCCAGCGTCAAAGCGAATGGTTTAAGGAAGAAAACGAATTTTTGCACGCTTTAGCAGAAGAGAAATTAAAGCAGGCAGTTTACCAATGGGGCAAAGAAGGAATTACTGTAAATATAAAGAGCTTTCTCGAAATACCAATCCCTTTACAAAGAAGGGCAGTTCATCTAATATTAAACTATCTTTCTCTTGAGGCGGCAAAGCTGGTGACAGCAAAGCATCTGGCTGACATTTTAATGTTGATGAATAAAGACAGCCCTGCGGGAACAACCCATTTACCAAAAGGGTTAATTGCAGTGAAGTCCTATAATCACATTGGATTTTCCTTTAACAGGACGGATGAGGATAATGGTTTTCCATCACAGGAAATACCAATTCCGGGCATGGTTCTGTTAAAAAAGGGAAAAATAATGGCATCCGTTGTCAAGAAACAGCACTTCAGGGCGGAGGGAAATATTTTTTTTCAGGCTGATTATGAAAAGGTGAGCACTCCGCTGATTGTCCGTTCACGACTGAATGGGGACAGGATTACTCCGCTTGGGATGGACGGCTCAAAAAAGCTGAAGGATCTATTCATTGACGAAAAAGTCCCGAGAGATGAACGGAATAACTGGCCGGTTATTACAGACAGTAAGGGAAATATCCTGTGGGTGCCTAAACTGAGGCGATCCTCGTTTGCACCGGTTAGTGAGCATACAGAAAGAATTTTATTGCTTGTCTATGATATGGAAGATGATTAA
- the spoIIE gene encoding stage II sporulation protein E, translating to MLERLTLKAAGGQAAAVMHEALLGKLGKERGKGEEAKEGKRSWRVLLIIILTGVLLGRAVILLELLPFVIPFLSVIHEWRRRYTLTAAAALIAGSATVSLDFAAYTLLAIFIYFLFYGFIKSTFKNRKLLPVTVLLSVTTARYISFMIMDGNSWYHLLTALVEGGLAMIVTLIFFQSIPLITEKRKRSSLRHEEIVCLVILLASLMTGTVGWMMYELSAEQIFARYVVLVFAFVGGAAIGSTVGVVTGLILSLANVANLFYMSLLAFSGLLGGLLREGKKISVALGLLISTLLMGMYGDNQVSMEFSVYESLIAIALFMLTPKKWTAELSRYIPGTSEHTEDQQKYLRKIRDLTAGKVEQFSNLFLSLSNSFTLQENGGGEAAREREVDLFLSRVTEKTCQTCMKKNQCWTRKFHETYGLMEELMIECEEGGEVNNRKLLQEWRDHCIIDERVVETMKGELNQHYASKVLKQQLQESRRLVADQLKGVSKVMEDFAKDIQREKKAHEKQESEITESIKQAGLDVVLVEVYSLESGNVDIDITLPSNLYNESEKIIAPLLSDILKETISVKHLEKLSETENDTRVTLGSTKKFVVTEGVAHAAKDGRLISGDSYSTLELGAGKYAIAISDGMGNGKRAHIESQETIALLKNILRSGIEETVAIKAINSILALRSNEEMFSTLDLAMVDLQEGLVKFLKVGSIPSYIKRGSQVQSIEAGNLPIGMIQDMELDVVTEKLKAGDLLIMMSDGLYESPSSIENKDIWMKRMIKEIETDEPQEIADLLMERVIRESGNAIYDDMTVVVIRMDHHLPKWATFSMPYQKDA from the coding sequence ATGTTAGAGCGTTTAACACTGAAAGCGGCAGGTGGACAAGCTGCAGCTGTTATGCACGAAGCTTTGTTAGGTAAATTGGGGAAGGAACGGGGAAAAGGGGAGGAGGCGAAAGAAGGCAAAAGATCATGGAGGGTTTTATTAATTATCATTTTAACAGGAGTGTTGCTGGGAAGGGCAGTTATCCTTCTGGAATTGCTGCCATTCGTTATTCCATTTCTGAGTGTTATCCATGAATGGAGGCGGAGGTATACACTTACAGCTGCCGCAGCCCTAATAGCTGGATCAGCTACTGTTTCGTTAGATTTTGCAGCCTATACTCTACTGGCAATCTTTATTTATTTTCTTTTCTACGGCTTCATTAAGTCCACTTTTAAAAACAGGAAACTCCTGCCGGTTACTGTTTTACTCTCCGTCACCACGGCAAGGTATATAAGTTTTATGATCATGGATGGAAATTCGTGGTACCATCTGCTCACCGCACTAGTGGAGGGCGGACTGGCTATGATTGTTACACTTATATTCTTTCAAAGTATTCCTCTGATAACTGAAAAAAGGAAGAGATCCTCTTTAAGACACGAAGAAATTGTTTGTCTGGTCATACTGCTTGCTTCCCTGATGACTGGTACTGTCGGATGGATGATGTACGAGCTTTCGGCAGAACAGATTTTTGCCAGATACGTAGTTTTGGTCTTTGCCTTCGTAGGCGGAGCAGCTATAGGTTCTACAGTAGGGGTCGTAACGGGCCTGATCCTCAGCCTGGCTAACGTGGCTAACCTATTTTATATGAGCCTCCTCGCCTTTTCAGGACTGCTCGGTGGGCTTCTTAGAGAAGGAAAGAAAATTTCAGTAGCTTTAGGGCTGCTGATCTCAACCCTTCTTATGGGTATGTATGGGGATAATCAGGTCTCTATGGAATTCTCTGTGTACGAGAGCCTGATTGCTATTGCATTATTTATGCTGACTCCGAAAAAATGGACAGCAGAGCTTTCAAGGTATATCCCCGGAACATCGGAGCACACCGAGGACCAGCAAAAGTATTTGAGAAAAATAAGGGACCTGACAGCAGGAAAGGTGGAGCAGTTCTCTAATTTGTTTTTAAGTCTGTCAAACAGTTTTACATTACAGGAAAATGGAGGTGGAGAGGCGGCGCGGGAGAGGGAGGTTGACCTGTTCCTCAGCAGGGTGACAGAAAAGACTTGCCAGACGTGTATGAAGAAGAATCAGTGCTGGACACGGAAGTTCCATGAGACTTACGGGCTTATGGAAGAATTAATGATCGAGTGTGAAGAGGGAGGAGAGGTAAATAACAGGAAGCTGTTACAGGAATGGCGCGATCACTGCATCATCGATGAAAGGGTTGTCGAAACGATGAAGGGGGAGTTAAACCAGCATTATGCGAGTAAAGTACTGAAACAGCAGCTTCAGGAAAGCAGGCGGCTTGTCGCCGATCAGTTAAAAGGTGTCTCAAAGGTGATGGAGGATTTTGCAAAAGACATACAGCGTGAAAAGAAAGCCCATGAGAAACAGGAATCAGAAATTACTGAATCAATAAAACAGGCAGGCCTGGATGTGGTTCTGGTGGAAGTATATTCACTGGAATCCGGTAATGTGGATATTGATATAACACTGCCAAGCAACTTATATAATGAAAGTGAAAAAATAATTGCCCCGCTGCTGTCTGATATTCTAAAAGAGACAATTAGTGTAAAGCATCTTGAAAAGCTGTCGGAAACGGAAAATGACACGAGAGTCACTCTTGGTTCAACAAAGAAGTTCGTGGTGACAGAAGGGGTTGCCCATGCGGCAAAAGATGGCAGGCTGATTTCAGGGGACAGCTATTCCACGCTGGAATTAGGGGCAGGGAAATATGCAATTGCAATAAGCGACGGTATGGGTAATGGGAAAAGGGCGCATATCGAGAGCCAGGAAACAATCGCTCTCCTGAAAAACATCCTAAGGTCGGGAATTGAGGAAACTGTGGCTATTAAAGCTATAAATTCCATCCTGGCTCTGCGTTCGAATGAAGAGATGTTTTCCACGCTTGATCTTGCTATGGTTGATCTGCAGGAAGGACTGGTGAAGTTTCTTAAGGTTGGCTCCATTCCCAGCTATATAAAGCGGGGCAGCCAGGTCCAGTCCATTGAGGCGGGGAATCTTCCTATCGGCATGATTCAGGACATGGAGCTCGATGTAGTGACTGAAAAACTAAAGGCCGGTGACCTCCTCATCATGATGAGTGATGGTTTGTATGAGTCCCCATCCTCTATTGAAAACAAAGATATCTGGATGAAACGGATGATTAAAGAAATAGAAACAGATGAACCACAGGAAATTGCAGATTTGCTAATGGAGAGGGTGATAAGAGAAAGTGGAAATGCAATTTATGATGATATGACTGTGGTTGTTATAAGAATGGACCACCACCTGCCAAAGTGGGCTACATTCTCCATGCCATATCAGAAGGATGCCTGA
- a CDS encoding VWA domain-containing protein — protein MSRGTLRQVLLITDGYSNAGDDPVAIAALAKEEGLSVNVIGIVEEEEMSERGIDEIREIAASGGGVSQIVYAKQLSQTVQMVTKKAMSQTIYGVVNRELQQILGGDKELEDLAPEKRGQLMEVVEDLGETMDLDIVILVDTSASMKNKLPMVQEALIDLSVSFRSRNGTNNFTLYSFPGKRNDTDQLISWTTSFETLSGAFKKISVSGVTPTGPAIQEAIRVFRKRTKKKGPGEDERFDLRETGM, from the coding sequence ATGAGCAGAGGAACGTTGCGCCAGGTGTTACTCATTACGGATGGGTACTCAAATGCAGGGGATGACCCGGTCGCTATTGCAGCCCTTGCAAAAGAAGAGGGTCTATCAGTAAATGTCATCGGCATTGTGGAAGAAGAAGAAATGAGTGAACGGGGAATAGATGAAATAAGGGAGATTGCTGCCTCCGGTGGTGGTGTCAGCCAGATAGTGTACGCAAAGCAGCTTTCGCAAACAGTACAGATGGTAACAAAAAAGGCCATGTCCCAGACAATTTACGGGGTGGTAAACAGAGAGCTTCAGCAGATTCTCGGCGGCGATAAAGAGTTGGAAGATTTAGCTCCTGAAAAACGAGGCCAGCTGATGGAAGTGGTTGAAGATCTGGGAGAAACGATGGATCTCGATATTGTCATATTGGTAGATACTAGTGCTAGTATGAAAAATAAGCTGCCTATGGTCCAGGAGGCGTTAATAGATTTGTCCGTAAGCTTCCGTTCAAGAAACGGGACGAACAACTTCACTTTATATTCATTTCCCGGGAAAAGAAATGATACGGATCAACTTATTTCGTGGACAACCTCCTTTGAGACACTTTCCGGTGCGTTTAAAAAGATTTCTGTTTCCGGCGTGACACCGACAGGACCTGCTATACAGGAGGCAATCCGGGTTTTCAGAAAGCGTACGAAAAAGAAGGGGCCTGGTGAAGATGAACGATTCGATCTCAGGGAAACAGGCATGTAA
- a CDS encoding threonine/serine exporter family protein, which translates to MGKADDVMDICLLAGEIMLKYGAETYRVEETLERMAKAASFTNVHCFATTTGIFLSFEEKKEKEDLMQMVRIDDRMQDLNKVTDVNQVSREFVAGEITTEEAHEKLISIAKAPMQYPLWLIHLAAGFAGSGFSYLFGGGWFDLIPAFIAAVISSVVVVEFERYLKVRFAGEFAAAFCGGTAAILLVYAGLGNNVDQIIIGSLMPLVPGVPLTNAVRDLMSGDLLAGVSRGAEALLTSLSIASGIALTISIFM; encoded by the coding sequence ATGGGTAAAGCGGATGACGTGATGGATATCTGTCTGCTGGCCGGTGAAATAATGTTAAAATACGGCGCAGAAACTTACCGTGTCGAGGAAACACTGGAGAGGATGGCTAAGGCTGCGTCTTTTACAAATGTACATTGCTTTGCCACAACTACAGGAATTTTTCTGTCTTTTGAAGAAAAGAAGGAGAAAGAGGATCTGATGCAAATGGTCCGTATTGACGACAGGATGCAGGATTTGAATAAAGTGACTGATGTAAACCAGGTGTCAAGGGAATTTGTTGCCGGTGAGATAACGACAGAGGAAGCCCATGAAAAACTTATAAGTATTGCCAAAGCTCCTATGCAATATCCTCTGTGGCTGATCCACCTGGCGGCAGGATTTGCCGGGAGCGGTTTTTCCTATCTGTTCGGCGGTGGCTGGTTTGATCTGATTCCTGCATTTATTGCAGCTGTCATCTCCAGTGTGGTAGTTGTTGAGTTTGAGAGATATTTAAAAGTCCGTTTTGCAGGGGAATTTGCAGCTGCCTTTTGTGGGGGGACAGCAGCAATATTACTCGTTTATGCCGGGCTGGGAAATAATGTGGACCAGATAATTATCGGTTCTTTAATGCCTCTTGTCCCGGGTGTTCCTTTGACAAATGCTGTCAGGGATCTTATGTCAGGTGATCTACTGGCAGGAGTCAGCCGTGGTGCAGAAGCGCTTCTTACCTCTTTATCAATTGCAAGCGGCATTGCTTTAACTATTTCTATTTTTATGTAG
- a CDS encoding threonine/serine exporter family protein, which yields MHFIAELLITFAATVGFGIIFNVPKRALIIGGAIGMCTWAVLSAGLFSGMSHVFSTALASLTAAILSHFIAKRIRIPVTALAIPGILPLVPGSRAYFTMLAFVEGNYIEGLEFGVETMLRAGAIAAGLTFALAIFSFGKGIGHRYEPNR from the coding sequence ATGCATTTCATAGCTGAACTGCTGATCACTTTTGCTGCTACTGTTGGTTTCGGGATTATTTTCAATGTGCCGAAAAGAGCTTTAATAATTGGCGGTGCGATTGGAATGTGCACCTGGGCTGTATTATCAGCAGGGCTGTTTTCTGGTATGTCGCATGTGTTCTCAACGGCCCTCGCCTCACTCACAGCGGCAATCCTGTCCCACTTTATAGCTAAACGTATACGCATTCCGGTAACTGCGCTGGCGATTCCGGGCATCCTTCCCCTTGTGCCAGGGAGCAGAGCCTACTTTACAATGCTTGCTTTTGTAGAAGGAAACTACATAGAAGGACTGGAGTTTGGAGTTGAAACGATGCTCCGGGCCGGGGCAATAGCCGCAGGTCTTACTTTTGCGCTTGCAATATTCTCATTTGGGAAGGGGATTGGCCACCGCTATGAACCAAACCGTTGA
- a CDS encoding S1 domain-containing RNA-binding protein, with translation MSIEVGSKLQGKVTGITNFGAFVELPGGSTGLVHISEVADNYVKDINEFLSVGDEVEVKVLNVEADGKIGLSIRKAKDKPAPERAERPERSGRPQKRGPRQNTRPREVSFEDKMSRFLKDSEERLASLKRNTESKRGGRSTKRG, from the coding sequence ATGTCCATTGAAGTAGGCAGCAAGCTGCAAGGAAAGGTTACCGGTATTACAAATTTTGGAGCATTTGTGGAATTGCCCGGAGGTTCGACTGGTTTGGTTCACATCAGTGAAGTTGCAGACAACTACGTCAAAGATATTAATGAATTTCTGAGCGTAGGAGATGAAGTGGAAGTTAAGGTATTAAACGTAGAGGCTGACGGGAAGATTGGTCTTTCCATTCGGAAAGCGAAGGATAAACCAGCTCCTGAACGTGCGGAGAGACCGGAACGATCCGGGCGCCCACAGAAAAGAGGCCCTCGTCAAAATACAAGACCCCGGGAAGTATCCTTTGAGGATAAAATGTCCCGTTTCCTGAAAGACAGCGAAGAACGCCTTGCTTCACTGAAGCGAAACACAGAATCCAAGCGCGGCGGCAGAAGCACAAAAAGGGGATAA
- the yabQ gene encoding spore cortex biosynthesis protein YabQ, whose amino-acid sequence MTLDIQFYSMLASAATGLWLGASFDTYRRFTGSSGRFRWSLVFNDIFFWLLQGLVFFYVLLKVNEGEVRFYLFLALLLGYSVYRSLFEKMYMKILEHAIRIISGTYRLIVKTILVLFINPLKWLLKVLLALSMILLTTIWRIVYYILWIFLVPFRWLGKKYVQHYGIPFQSLFNKAGKMISKTSELWKSLFKK is encoded by the coding sequence GTGACACTGGATATACAGTTTTATTCTATGCTGGCGAGTGCCGCCACAGGTCTCTGGCTTGGAGCTTCCTTTGATACTTACAGGCGTTTTACAGGAAGTTCCGGGCGGTTCCGCTGGTCGCTGGTCTTCAATGATATCTTTTTCTGGCTGCTGCAGGGACTGGTTTTTTTCTATGTTTTACTGAAGGTTAACGAGGGAGAGGTAAGGTTTTATTTATTCCTCGCCCTTCTGCTTGGTTATTCAGTGTATCGTTCGCTGTTCGAAAAAATGTATATGAAAATACTGGAACATGCGATCAGGATAATCAGTGGCACTTACAGGTTAATAGTTAAGACAATTCTGGTACTTTTTATAAATCCTTTAAAATGGCTGTTGAAAGTGTTGCTTGCCTTAAGTATGATATTATTAACCACTATTTGGAGAATAGTTTACTATATTCTCTGGATATTCCTCGTTCCTTTCCGCTGGCTGGGAAAAAAGTACGTCCAGCATTACGGAATACCTTTTCAGTCTCTATTTAATAAGGCCGGTAAAATGATTAGTAAAACAAGTGAATTATGGAAGAGTTTATTCAAAAAATAG
- the hpt gene encoding hypoxanthine phosphoribosyltransferase, whose protein sequence is MRDDIKEVLISEEEIQQKIKELGKQLTEEYDGRFPLVVGILKGSLPFMGDLIQQIDTHIEFDLMDVSSYGHELVSSGEVKIVKDLNTSVEGRDILILEDIIDSGQTLDYLVKLFHYRKAKSVKIVTLLDKPVGRKVNLKPDLAGFEVPDEFVVGYGLDYKERYRNLPFVGILKPEIYNN, encoded by the coding sequence ATGAGAGATGACATTAAAGAAGTACTGATTTCAGAAGAGGAAATTCAGCAAAAGATCAAAGAATTAGGAAAGCAGCTTACAGAGGAATATGATGGACGTTTCCCTCTTGTAGTGGGAATTTTGAAAGGGTCCCTTCCATTCATGGGAGACCTTATCCAGCAGATTGACACACATATTGAATTTGATCTTATGGATGTTTCCAGTTATGGACATGAACTTGTTTCTTCCGGTGAAGTAAAAATTGTTAAAGACCTTAATACATCTGTGGAAGGAAGAGATATTCTCATATTGGAGGATATCATAGACAGCGGCCAGACACTGGATTACCTCGTAAAACTATTTCATTACCGTAAAGCGAAGTCGGTTAAAATCGTTACACTTCTCGATAAGCCTGTCGGGAGAAAAGTAAATTTGAAACCTGACCTTGCAGGATTTGAAGTTCCTGATGAATTTGTTGTCGGATACGGACTGGATTATAAAGAGCGATACAGAAACCTCCCGTTCGTTGGAATATTAAAGCCGGAAATATACAATAATTAA
- a CDS encoding septum formation initiator family protein, producing MMNGQKGKVRQLTSEYMEKQAILHEQKLRRRKGLIRRLTVFGFVCALIVVFTGVTLYNQHMVIQEQEAKQNELDKEMLTLEKEAKELTEEIELLQDPDYIAEIARRDFFLTKPGETLFQLPRRDTSSD from the coding sequence ATGATGAATGGCCAAAAAGGCAAAGTCAGGCAGTTAACATCTGAATATATGGAAAAACAGGCGATTCTCCATGAACAGAAGCTCAGGCGCCGGAAAGGTCTGATTCGTCGTTTGACCGTTTTTGGTTTTGTTTGTGCTCTGATTGTAGTTTTTACCGGTGTTACTTTATATAACCAGCATATGGTCATCCAGGAACAGGAAGCAAAGCAGAATGAGCTTGATAAGGAAATGTTAACCCTGGAAAAAGAAGCAAAAGAGCTTACAGAAGAGATTGAACTCCTGCAGGATCCGGATTACATAGCAGAAATAGCAAGGAGAGATTTCTTTCTGACAAAGCCTGGGGAGACATTATTTCAGCTTCCTAGAAGGGACACTTCTTCAGATTGA